From Chelatococcus sp. YT9, a single genomic window includes:
- a CDS encoding acyl-CoA dehydrogenase family protein gives MVDTRFLDWPFFTPIHRALRDEIATFARDSVPGLVDHHDVDGSCRRLVDALGRAGILRHAVVAPHGGKAATLDVRSLCLIRETLGHADGLADFAFAMQGLGSGPICLFGTDTQKSRYLPRVATGEAIAAFALTEPVAGSDVAALATTAEPDGPDHVRITGEKTWISNGGIADQYVVFCRTGEGPGTKGMSAFVVEAGTPGFTIAERLETIAPHPLARLAFDGCRVPVANRIGKPGEGFKIAMATLDVFRSTVGAAALGFARRALDDALQRVTTRQLFGGPLADLQMVQGTVADMVTDVEAAALMVYRAAWTKDNGAARITREASLAKLVATENAQRVIDAAVQLHGGDGVRVGSKVEELYRDIRALRIYEGASDVQKVIIARQTLADFAAGSA, from the coding sequence ATGGTCGACACCCGTTTTCTCGACTGGCCATTCTTCACGCCCATCCATCGTGCGCTTCGGGACGAGATCGCGACCTTCGCCAGAGACTCCGTGCCCGGCCTCGTCGATCATCACGATGTGGATGGGTCCTGCCGCCGGCTGGTGGATGCGCTCGGCCGCGCCGGCATCCTGCGCCACGCGGTCGTCGCTCCCCATGGCGGCAAGGCCGCGACACTCGATGTCCGCTCGCTCTGCCTCATCCGCGAGACGCTGGGCCACGCCGATGGCCTCGCGGACTTCGCCTTCGCCATGCAGGGTCTGGGCTCAGGCCCCATTTGCCTGTTCGGGACGGACACGCAGAAATCCCGCTACCTGCCGCGCGTCGCCACCGGCGAGGCGATCGCCGCCTTCGCGCTGACCGAGCCGGTCGCTGGCTCCGACGTTGCGGCGCTGGCAACGACCGCCGAGCCGGACGGCCCGGACCACGTGCGGATCACCGGCGAGAAGACCTGGATTTCCAACGGCGGCATTGCTGATCAGTATGTCGTTTTCTGCCGCACCGGCGAGGGTCCCGGCACGAAGGGAATGTCGGCTTTCGTGGTCGAGGCAGGCACGCCCGGCTTCACCATCGCCGAGCGACTGGAGACCATCGCGCCTCACCCACTCGCCCGCCTTGCCTTCGACGGCTGCCGCGTACCGGTCGCTAACCGCATTGGGAAACCCGGCGAGGGCTTCAAGATCGCCATGGCGACGCTCGATGTATTCCGCTCCACGGTTGGTGCGGCGGCGCTCGGCTTTGCGCGCAGGGCGCTCGACGACGCGCTGCAACGGGTGACCACACGTCAGCTCTTCGGCGGGCCGCTCGCGGACCTGCAGATGGTGCAGGGCACGGTCGCCGACATGGTGACGGATGTGGAGGCAGCCGCGCTGATGGTCTATCGCGCGGCCTGGACGAAGGACAACGGCGCCGCCCGCATCACCCGCGAGGCCTCCCTTGCCAAGCTCGTCGCCACCGAGAACGCCCAGCGCGTCATTGACGCGGCCGTGCAGCTCCATGGCGGCGATGGTGTGCGGGTGGGCTCGAAGGTGGAAGAACTCTACCGCGACATCCGCGCGCTGCGCATCTACGAGGGCGCGAGCGACGTGCAGAAAGTCATCATCGCCCGCCAGACGCTGGCGGATTTCGCGGCGGGGTCAGCCTGA
- a CDS encoding enoyl-CoA hydratase family protein produces MLGGAVVAGPLSAYQAEHVLLSVSGGIARVTLNRPERKNPLTFESYAELTAIFRAARTDDEVKAFILSGEGGNFSSGGDVHDIIGPLVAMKAVDLLRFTEMTGDLVKAMRACPQPIIAAVDGICVGAGAIMAMASDLRLAAPEAKVAFLFNRVGLAGCDMGACAILPRIIGQGRASELLFTGRAMGADEGERWGFFSRIVPAEELAEAAALLAQRLVEGPTFANGITKRMLHMEWAMSVDDAIEAEAVAQALCMKTEDFARAYHAFVAKEKPIFKGD; encoded by the coding sequence ATGCTCGGAGGCGCTGTTGTCGCCGGACCTCTTTCTGCCTATCAAGCCGAGCATGTTTTGCTCAGCGTGTCCGGCGGCATCGCGCGGGTCACGCTCAACCGGCCAGAGCGCAAGAACCCGCTGACCTTCGAATCCTATGCTGAATTGACGGCTATCTTCCGCGCCGCGCGCACGGATGACGAGGTCAAGGCCTTCATTCTCAGCGGCGAGGGGGGCAATTTCTCATCCGGCGGTGATGTGCATGACATCATCGGCCCGCTCGTCGCCATGAAGGCGGTCGATCTCTTGCGGTTCACCGAGATGACCGGCGATCTCGTCAAGGCCATGCGCGCCTGCCCCCAGCCGATCATTGCGGCGGTCGACGGCATCTGCGTGGGTGCCGGCGCGATCATGGCTATGGCTTCGGATCTGAGGCTCGCCGCCCCTGAGGCCAAAGTCGCCTTCCTCTTCAACCGCGTCGGCCTCGCTGGCTGCGACATGGGCGCCTGCGCAATCCTGCCCCGGATCATCGGTCAGGGGCGTGCGTCCGAGCTTCTCTTTACGGGCCGTGCCATGGGCGCGGACGAGGGTGAGCGTTGGGGGTTTTTCAGCCGGATCGTGCCGGCGGAAGAGCTCGCCGAGGCCGCCGCCCTGCTCGCGCAGCGCCTCGTCGAGGGCCCAACTTTCGCCAACGGCATCACGAAGCGCATGCTCCATATGGAATGGGCGATGAGCGTGGATGACGCCATCGAGGCGGAAGCGGTCGCCCAGGCGCTCTGCATGAAGACCGAGGATTTCGCCCGCGCCTATCACGCCTTCGTCGCGAAGGAAAAGCCGATCTTCAAGGGCGATTGA
- a CDS encoding MarR family transcriptional regulator: MSTTDVEPWIDAETKVAEAPADHRAELRLWLRLLTCTTLIENEIRRKLRDDFDFTLPRFDLLAQLEKAEDGLVLGEVSKRLMVSAGNVTAIVERLLASGHVTRTALPQDRRTQIVRMTEEGRSTFKAMADEHGEWIGRMFDDLDPAEIDQLMSLLGKLKTSVRAGIKRGEES; this comes from the coding sequence GTGAGCACAACCGATGTCGAGCCCTGGATCGACGCCGAGACCAAGGTGGCTGAGGCTCCCGCCGATCATCGAGCGGAACTGCGCCTATGGCTTCGCCTCTTGACCTGCACGACACTGATTGAGAACGAGATCCGCAGGAAGCTGCGTGACGATTTTGACTTCACGCTGCCTCGCTTCGACCTGCTCGCTCAGCTCGAGAAGGCGGAGGATGGGCTTGTTCTCGGGGAGGTTTCCAAGCGCCTCATGGTATCCGCCGGCAATGTCACGGCCATCGTGGAACGCCTGCTTGCCAGCGGCCACGTGACCCGCACCGCCCTGCCGCAGGACAGGCGCACGCAGATCGTGCGCATGACCGAGGAGGGTCGCAGCACCTTCAAGGCCATGGCGGATGAACATGGTGAATGGATCGGCCGGATGTTTGATGATCTCGACCCGGCCGAGATCGATCAGTTGATGAGCCTGCTCGGGAAGTTAAAGACATCCGTCCGGGCGGGTATCAAGCGGGGAGAAGAATCATGA
- a CDS encoding SDR family NAD(P)-dependent oxidoreductase: MMVTRRALVTGGSRGIGRAIAAALTAAGHEVTILGRNRETLDAAVAEGVAVRGETIDVIDAGQLTAIAGSGFDILVNNAGGAGTAPFLKSDRDLFRRMMALNVESAAEAMRAAMPGMVERGFGRVINIASTAGVKGYAYVSAYVAAKHAVVGLTRAVALEMAKSGVTVNAVCPGYTDTDLVADSVKSIVAKTNRSPEEAKAHFTASNPMGRLIKPEEVASAAVWLASDGAAAVTGQCIVIAGGEV; the protein is encoded by the coding sequence ATGATGGTGACGCGGCGCGCGCTGGTAACAGGGGGAAGTCGGGGCATTGGGCGGGCCATCGCCGCTGCGTTAACTGCGGCGGGCCACGAGGTCACGATCCTGGGCCGCAACCGTGAGACACTCGACGCGGCTGTCGCCGAAGGCGTTGCCGTACGAGGCGAAACGATCGACGTGATCGACGCCGGACAGCTTACCGCAATCGCCGGCAGCGGCTTCGATATTCTCGTCAACAACGCCGGCGGTGCCGGCACTGCTCCGTTCCTGAAAAGCGATCGCGATCTCTTCCGGCGCATGATGGCGCTCAATGTTGAGAGCGCCGCCGAGGCGATGCGTGCAGCGATGCCCGGCATGGTGGAGCGCGGCTTCGGGCGCGTCATCAATATCGCCTCCACGGCGGGCGTGAAGGGGTACGCCTATGTGTCCGCCTATGTGGCTGCCAAACATGCCGTTGTCGGGCTGACACGCGCGGTAGCGCTGGAGATGGCAAAGTCCGGTGTCACCGTGAACGCCGTCTGCCCCGGCTATACGGACACAGATCTGGTGGCGGACAGTGTCAAAAGCATTGTCGCAAAGACAAACCGCTCGCCTGAGGAGGCAAAGGCGCATTTCACGGCATCCAACCCGATGGGGCGGCTGATCAAACCGGAAGAGGTCGCGAGTGCAGCGGTCTGGCTCGCGAGTGACGGTGCAGCGGCTGTCACCGGGCAGTGTATCGTGATTGCCGGAGGTGAAGTGTGA
- the putA gene encoding trifunctional transcriptional regulator/proline dehydrogenase/L-glutamate gamma-semialdehyde dehydrogenase — MQNTTIGVKVSDELKARLKAAAEAVGRSPHWLIKQSLVATIERIERGELRDFGSEAPFALDVLDTPVEAEQGPRPFIAFAQSIQPQSVLRAAITAAYRRPEPECLPALIAGATLSPQAAELARARARDLVLALRAKNDGGGVKGLINEYSLSSQEGVALMCLAEALLRIPDKPTRDALIRDKISSGDWQTHVGQSPSLFVNAATWGLVVTGKLTSTTSEGGLSAALTRLIGRGGEPLIRKGVDMAMRLMGEQFVTGQTIGEALANSRSLEARGFRYSYDMLGEAATTAQDAARYYADYEQAIHAIGKASNRRGIYEGPGISIKLSALHPRYSRAQADRVMTELLPRVKALAVLARGYDIGLNIDAEEADRLELSLDLLESLCFDPDLAGWNGIGFVVQAYQKRCPFVIDYLIDLARRSRHRIMVRLVKGAYWDSEIKAAQINGLEGFPVFTRKVHTDVSYVACAKKLLAAPDAVFPQFATHNARTLSTIMAMAGENYYAGQYEFQCLHGMGEPLYDEVVGPGKLNRPCRIYAPVGTHETLLAYLVRRLLENGANTSFVHRIADKAVPVDDLIADPVEEARAIEPIGAPHPKISAPRELYGRERANSAGLDLSNEQRLASLSAALLASAEATWTAQPMLGDGLGDGTARPVLNPADRRDQVGTVTEADEATVARATALAATAAPIWESTQTDERAACLERAADIMESRMPTLIGLIVREAGKSFANSIAEVREAVDFLRYYALEARSRLNGNHYRPLGPIVCISPWNFPLAIFTGQVAAALAAGNPVLAKPAEETPLIAAEAVRILRAAGIPEAALQLVPGDGKVGAALVADAQVRGVMFTGSTEVARLIQGQLAERLLPDGRPVPLIAETGGQNALIVDSSALAEQVVNDVIQSAFDSAGQRCSALRILCLQEDGADRTLSMLKGALKELTIGNPDTLATDVGPVITAEARDTILAHVDTMRQRGRRVEESALSEEAKHGTFVAPTLIEIDSIADCEREVFGPVLHVLRYKRDDIDRLIADINATGYGLTFGLHTRIDETIAQVTSRIEAGNLYINRNIIGAVVGVQPFGGCGLSGTGPKAGGPLYLGRLLAVRPAEPQPILPVREPDAGAISYRDWLVSEGLTTEAARVTAYIQQAQIGGAIELRGPVGERNVYKLKPRGRIAARAQTESGLLLQLGAILATGNSAVIAKAGEGGSSSEGTKRIANLPEALKRRVFFVDDLGAADMAAMLFEGDSDALQAANRTLAGRAGAIVGLQGASPAGLASGAEDYCLDWLMEEVSISTNTAAAGGNASLMTIG; from the coding sequence ATGCAGAACACGACCATTGGCGTGAAGGTCAGCGACGAGTTGAAGGCCCGGCTCAAGGCTGCCGCGGAAGCGGTTGGTCGATCCCCCCATTGGCTGATCAAGCAGTCGTTGGTCGCGACGATCGAGCGCATCGAGCGAGGGGAGCTGCGGGATTTCGGCTCCGAAGCGCCCTTCGCGCTCGATGTGCTGGATACGCCGGTGGAGGCGGAGCAGGGGCCGCGTCCCTTCATCGCCTTCGCCCAGTCCATCCAGCCGCAGAGCGTGCTGCGCGCGGCCATCACCGCTGCTTACCGTCGCCCCGAACCGGAATGTCTGCCAGCGCTGATCGCCGGTGCGACCCTGTCGCCGCAGGCGGCCGAGCTCGCCCGCGCCCGCGCGCGGGATCTCGTGCTCGCCCTGCGGGCCAAAAACGATGGCGGCGGGGTCAAGGGACTCATCAACGAATACTCGCTGTCGAGCCAGGAAGGCGTCGCCCTGATGTGCCTCGCCGAGGCCTTGCTGCGTATTCCCGACAAGCCGACCCGTGACGCGCTCATCCGGGACAAGATCTCCTCAGGCGACTGGCAGACCCATGTCGGTCAGAGCCCGTCGCTCTTCGTCAATGCAGCGACGTGGGGTCTCGTCGTTACCGGCAAGCTCACGTCGACCACCAGCGAGGGTGGCCTGTCGGCGGCGCTTACCCGCCTTATCGGCCGGGGCGGCGAGCCCCTGATCCGCAAGGGTGTCGACATGGCCATGCGCCTGATGGGCGAGCAGTTCGTCACGGGCCAGACCATCGGCGAGGCCCTTGCCAACAGCCGCTCGCTGGAGGCGCGCGGCTTCCGCTATTCCTACGACATGCTAGGCGAGGCAGCGACGACGGCTCAGGATGCAGCCCGTTATTACGCGGATTACGAGCAGGCGATCCACGCGATCGGCAAGGCTTCCAACCGGCGCGGGATTTACGAGGGGCCGGGCATTTCCATCAAGCTGTCCGCGTTGCATCCCCGCTACAGCCGCGCCCAGGCCGATCGCGTGATGACCGAGCTCCTGCCGCGCGTGAAGGCGCTCGCAGTGCTGGCGCGCGGCTATGATATCGGCCTCAATATCGACGCTGAGGAAGCGGACCGGCTGGAGCTGTCTCTGGATCTGCTGGAATCGCTCTGCTTCGATCCCGATCTCGCCGGCTGGAACGGCATCGGCTTTGTAGTGCAGGCCTATCAGAAGCGCTGCCCCTTCGTGATCGACTATTTGATCGATCTCGCCCGCCGCAGCCGCCACCGCATCATGGTGCGTCTGGTGAAGGGCGCCTATTGGGACAGCGAGATCAAGGCCGCCCAGATCAACGGCCTCGAGGGCTTCCCCGTGTTCACGCGCAAGGTGCACACGGACGTCTCCTATGTCGCTTGCGCGAAGAAGCTCCTGGCGGCACCGGATGCGGTCTTCCCGCAGTTCGCGACGCATAATGCCCGCACGCTCTCGACCATCATGGCGATGGCCGGCGAGAACTACTACGCCGGCCAGTACGAGTTCCAATGTCTGCACGGCATGGGCGAGCCTCTCTATGACGAGGTGGTCGGCCCCGGAAAGCTCAACCGGCCATGCCGCATCTATGCGCCGGTCGGCACGCACGAGACGCTGCTCGCCTATCTCGTCCGGCGCCTCCTGGAGAATGGCGCCAACACCTCGTTCGTGCACCGCATTGCCGACAAGGCTGTGCCGGTGGACGATCTCATCGCTGATCCGGTTGAAGAGGCGCGCGCCATCGAGCCGATCGGTGCGCCGCACCCGAAGATATCAGCCCCCCGCGAGCTCTATGGCCGCGAGCGGGCCAACTCGGCCGGTCTCGACCTCTCCAACGAACAACGGCTCGCCTCCCTCTCGGCGGCGTTGCTCGCCAGCGCCGAGGCAACCTGGACCGCGCAGCCGATGCTCGGCGACGGCCTCGGCGACGGTACGGCCCGGCCGGTGCTGAACCCCGCCGACCGGCGCGACCAGGTCGGCACCGTGACAGAAGCCGATGAGGCCACGGTGGCACGCGCAACAGCGCTCGCCGCCACCGCAGCGCCTATCTGGGAATCGACGCAGACTGACGAGCGCGCTGCTTGTCTGGAACGTGCAGCCGATATCATGGAAAGCCGCATGCCGACACTCATCGGCCTCATCGTGCGCGAGGCTGGTAAGTCCTTCGCGAATTCGATCGCCGAGGTGCGCGAGGCGGTGGATTTCCTGCGCTACTACGCCCTGGAGGCGCGCAGCCGGCTGAACGGTAACCACTATCGCCCGCTCGGGCCGATCGTCTGCATCAGTCCCTGGAACTTTCCGCTGGCCATCTTCACCGGCCAGGTAGCCGCGGCCCTTGCCGCTGGCAATCCCGTGCTGGCTAAGCCAGCGGAGGAGACACCGCTGATCGCGGCCGAAGCCGTTCGCATCCTGCGCGCGGCGGGAATTCCGGAAGCCGCGCTGCAGCTTGTGCCGGGCGATGGCAAGGTGGGAGCAGCGCTGGTGGCGGACGCCCAAGTGCGGGGTGTCATGTTCACCGGCTCCACCGAGGTGGCGCGCCTCATCCAGGGGCAACTGGCCGAGCGCCTGCTGCCCGACGGCCGTCCGGTGCCCCTGATCGCCGAGACCGGCGGCCAGAACGCGCTAATCGTCGATTCCTCTGCCCTCGCCGAACAGGTGGTCAACGACGTCATCCAGTCCGCCTTCGACAGCGCCGGCCAGCGCTGCTCTGCGCTGCGTATCCTGTGTCTGCAGGAGGATGGGGCAGACCGGACCCTCAGCATGCTGAAGGGCGCGCTGAAGGAGCTCACCATCGGCAATCCGGATACTCTAGCAACGGACGTCGGGCCGGTGATCACGGCAGAGGCGCGCGACACCATCCTCGCCCATGTCGACACCATGCGGCAGCGCGGCCGTCGCGTCGAGGAAAGCGCGCTCTCGGAGGAGGCGAAGCACGGCACTTTCGTGGCGCCGACGCTGATCGAGATCGACAGCATCGCCGATTGCGAGCGCGAGGTGTTCGGCCCTGTCTTGCACGTGCTTCGCTACAAGCGGGACGATATCGATCGGCTCATCGCGGACATCAACGCCACGGGCTATGGTCTCACTTTCGGCCTGCACACCCGCATCGATGAAACGATTGCCCAGGTGACGAGCCGGATCGAGGCGGGCAACCTCTACATCAACCGCAACATCATCGGCGCAGTGGTCGGTGTGCAGCCCTTCGGCGGGTGCGGCCTTTCAGGGACCGGCCCGAAGGCCGGCGGCCCACTCTATCTCGGCCGGCTGCTTGCAGTGCGGCCGGCGGAGCCGCAGCCTATCTTGCCGGTGCGCGAACCGGACGCCGGGGCGATCAGCTATCGCGATTGGCTCGTCAGCGAGGGCCTGACCACCGAAGCCGCCCGGGTGACGGCTTATATCCAGCAAGCGCAGATCGGCGGAGCCATTGAGCTGCGCGGTCCGGTCGGCGAGCGTAACGTCTACAAACTGAAGCCGCGCGGGCGCATCGCGGCGCGCGCGCAGACGGAGAGCGGATTGCTGCTGCAGCTCGGCGCCATTCTGGCAACAGGCAACAGTGCGGTCATAGCCAAGGCCGGCGAAGGAGGCAGCTCCAGTGAGGGGACCAAGCGCATTGCCAACCTGCCGGAGGCCTTGAAACGCCGCGTCTTCTTCGTGGACGACCTGGGGGCGGCAGATATGGCGGCCATGCTCTTCGAGGGCGACAGCGACGCGCTGCAGGCCGCAAACCGCACACTTGCGGGACGCGCCGGCGCTATCGTTGGCCTTCAGGGAGCCTCTCCCGCCGGCCTTGCCTCAGGGGCCGAGGACTACTGCCTGGACTGGCTGATGGAGGAAGTGTCCATCAGCACGAACACGGCGGCGGCCGGCGGCAACGCGAGCCTGATGACGATCGGCTGA
- a CDS encoding TonB family protein: MIPYHAHRALLGLLAFGFAALTAAGVPAQESPPGAGSASAAVAPVIPPRPNPSDVMKNWPAYPEALRQSGQEGTVLLQVMVDEGGIPRQIGIARSSNVALLDEAAVLAVRRWRFSPASQDGKAIAATVTLPINFRLKDPDPTPVPAPGKPAVKQPAKPTQAKPPVPRRQQTERAEPRGPVAERPAPQRRQPAERQGLETPPSLTLPPPQ; the protein is encoded by the coding sequence ATGATACCTTACCACGCGCATCGAGCCCTCCTGGGGTTACTCGCCTTCGGCTTTGCAGCATTGACCGCCGCTGGCGTTCCGGCGCAAGAATCCCCGCCCGGCGCGGGTTCTGCGTCGGCTGCCGTGGCGCCTGTCATTCCGCCCCGCCCCAATCCCAGCGACGTGATGAAGAACTGGCCGGCCTATCCCGAGGCACTGCGCCAAAGCGGCCAAGAGGGCACTGTGCTGCTGCAGGTGATGGTCGACGAAGGCGGCATACCGCGACAGATCGGCATCGCGCGCAGCAGCAACGTCGCGCTGCTCGACGAGGCTGCTGTGCTGGCCGTGCGTCGATGGCGTTTCTCGCCTGCAAGCCAGGATGGCAAGGCCATTGCGGCCACGGTTACCCTGCCCATCAATTTTCGGCTTAAGGATCCGGATCCGACACCCGTCCCCGCGCCTGGAAAGCCTGCAGTCAAGCAGCCCGCCAAGCCGACGCAAGCCAAGCCGCCGGTTCCGCGGCGCCAACAGACCGAGCGCGCCGAGCCGCGCGGGCCAGTGGCGGAACGTCCCGCACCCCAGCGGCGACAGCCAGCCGAACGGCAGGGACTTGAGACCCCTCCCTCGCTGACGCTACCACCGCCCCAATAG
- a CDS encoding GNAT family N-acetyltransferase: MASEVGAGTLGVRDAEEADMAAVQAIYEHHVLHGLATFEEVPPDVEEMKRRRREVLKLGLPYLVADIAGRVVGYSYATTYRARAAYRFTVEDSIYVAHGLGGKGIGRALLRELITRCEAGPWRQMLAVIGDSRNAGSVGVHRSLGFALIGTLPAVGFKFGGWVDTVLMQRSLGPGQTTLPETLHR; the protein is encoded by the coding sequence ATGGCAAGCGAAGTCGGGGCAGGGACCCTGGGAGTGCGTGACGCGGAGGAGGCCGACATGGCGGCCGTTCAGGCGATCTATGAGCATCATGTCCTCCACGGCCTCGCGACGTTCGAGGAGGTGCCGCCGGACGTCGAGGAAATGAAGCGGCGACGGCGGGAGGTGCTGAAGCTTGGTTTGCCCTATCTCGTCGCGGATATCGCGGGGAGGGTGGTGGGCTACAGCTACGCAACCACCTACCGCGCGCGCGCGGCCTATCGCTTCACTGTGGAGGATTCCATCTATGTTGCGCATGGGCTTGGGGGAAAGGGTATCGGCCGGGCGCTGCTTCGTGAGCTGATCACGCGCTGCGAGGCCGGACCATGGCGCCAGATGCTGGCGGTAATCGGTGATTCCCGCAATGCGGGCTCGGTTGGGGTCCACAGGAGCCTTGGTTTCGCCCTCATCGGCACATTGCCGGCGGTCGGCTTCAAATTCGGTGGCTGGGTCGATACGGTGCTCATGCAGCGTTCGCTCGGCCCAGGTCAGACGACGCTCCCAGAGACCCTTCACCGCTGA
- a CDS encoding TIGR00730 family Rossman fold protein yields MRGVRFLLEYAKAEEALRAWGVRSTIVVFGSARVGESGGGRHSGWYAAAREFGKIASERGGALCPNGNERDNVIATGGGPGIMEAANRGALDAGAPSIGFNITLPHEQEPNAYSTPDLTFRFHYFAMRKMHLAMRANGLVVFPGGFGTLDELFEILTLRQTHKAPPLPIVLYDKAYWTSVINFQAMVDEGMISAADCELFGFADTAEATWSALLRLGLNVVTAARQT; encoded by the coding sequence ATGCGGGGGGTGCGCTTCCTGCTGGAATACGCAAAGGCGGAGGAAGCGCTGCGCGCGTGGGGTGTTCGTTCGACCATCGTGGTGTTCGGCAGCGCCCGCGTGGGCGAGAGCGGAGGAGGGCGCCACTCCGGCTGGTATGCCGCGGCGCGAGAGTTCGGCAAGATCGCTTCCGAGCGCGGCGGTGCGCTCTGCCCGAATGGAAACGAGCGAGACAACGTCATTGCGACGGGTGGCGGGCCCGGCATCATGGAGGCCGCCAATCGCGGCGCGCTGGACGCGGGGGCTCCTTCGATCGGCTTCAACATTACCCTGCCGCACGAGCAGGAGCCGAACGCCTATTCAACCCCGGATCTTACCTTCCGCTTCCACTATTTCGCGATGCGCAAGATGCACTTGGCGATGCGCGCCAACGGTCTTGTCGTCTTTCCCGGCGGCTTCGGCACGCTTGACGAACTCTTCGAGATCCTCACATTGCGACAGACGCACAAGGCTCCTCCACTGCCAATCGTCCTGTATGACAAGGCTTACTGGACTTCGGTCATCAATTTTCAGGCGATGGTGGACGAGGGAATGATCAGTGCTGCTGATTGCGAGCTGTTCGGCTTTGCCGATACGGCGGAGGCGACATGGTCGGCGCTGCTGCGGCTTGGGCTCAATGTCGTGACTGCGGCGCGCCAAACCTGA
- a CDS encoding DNA starvation/stationary phase protection protein, which yields MARATSKASPKASEKTIAKTKSKPAAARSDNAASPGLHTPTDLSQGAVAAISEALNAVLADAFALYLKTKNFHWHVSGPHFRDYHLLFDEQGAEIIGVTDEVAERVRKIGGTTLRSIGHIAKLQSIADNDAPFVSAADMLRELVADNKAMVTTLRKAHDVADEYKDVATASLLENVIDATEKRVWFLFEASRSGDNTGH from the coding sequence ATGGCCCGAGCAACTTCGAAAGCCTCCCCGAAAGCATCAGAAAAGACCATCGCCAAGACGAAGAGCAAACCAGCGGCCGCGCGGAGCGACAATGCCGCGAGCCCCGGTTTGCATACACCCACGGATCTCTCGCAGGGTGCCGTTGCGGCTATCTCAGAGGCACTCAATGCTGTTCTCGCGGATGCTTTCGCGCTCTACCTGAAGACGAAGAACTTCCATTGGCACGTCAGCGGTCCGCATTTCCGTGACTACCATCTCCTGTTCGATGAACAGGGAGCCGAGATCATCGGCGTGACCGACGAGGTGGCCGAGCGCGTTCGCAAGATCGGCGGCACCACCCTGCGGTCCATTGGCCATATCGCGAAACTGCAGAGCATCGCGGATAACGATGCGCCATTCGTTTCGGCCGCTGACATGCTGCGCGAGCTCGTGGCTGACAATAAGGCGATGGTCACCACATTGCGCAAAGCCCACGACGTTGCGGATGAATATAAGGACGTCGCGACCGCAAGCCTGCTCGAGAACGTCATCGACGCGACCGAGAAGCGCGTATGGTTCCTGTTCGAGGCAAGCCGCTCGGGCGACAACACCGGTCACTGA
- a CDS encoding LLM class flavin-dependent oxidoreductase gives MAVFSVLDLAPVTEGSSPAEALHHSLDLAQHAERWGYTRYWVAEHHNMTGIASAATSVVIGYIAGGTKSIRVGAGGIMLPNHSPMVIAEQFGTLETLYPGRIDLGLGRAPGTDQRTLRALRRDYSSAENFPQDVLELQALLGPLQPGQVVQAVPGTGLNVPLWILGSSLFGAQLAAMLGLPYGFASHFAPDALMDALAVYRERYEPSARNPKPYAMVGANVFAAETDEEARRLFTSAQQRFADIFRGTRGLLPPPIDDIEAYWSPSEKVQASRMLACSFVGSRETVRRTLGEFLEKTRADEIMVSAMIYDHGARLRSYEILAEIARELA, from the coding sequence ATGGCGGTTTTCTCTGTCCTTGATCTTGCGCCTGTGACGGAGGGCTCGTCTCCCGCCGAAGCGCTGCATCATTCGCTCGATCTGGCGCAGCATGCGGAACGTTGGGGTTACACGCGCTACTGGGTGGCCGAGCATCACAACATGACTGGCATCGCGAGCGCGGCCACATCGGTTGTCATCGGCTATATCGCGGGAGGCACGAAGAGCATCCGCGTTGGCGCCGGCGGCATCATGCTGCCGAACCATTCACCGATGGTGATCGCCGAGCAGTTCGGCACGCTCGAGACGCTTTATCCCGGCCGTATCGACCTCGGCCTCGGCCGCGCCCCGGGCACGGACCAGCGCACGCTGCGCGCCCTGCGCCGGGACTATTCTTCCGCCGAGAATTTCCCGCAGGATGTGCTGGAACTGCAGGCGCTGCTAGGCCCCTTGCAGCCGGGGCAGGTGGTGCAGGCGGTGCCCGGAACGGGCCTGAACGTGCCTTTATGGATCCTCGGCTCGAGCCTGTTCGGCGCGCAGCTCGCCGCCATGCTCGGGCTGCCCTATGGCTTCGCCTCCCATTTCGCTCCCGACGCGCTGATGGATGCGCTCGCCGTCTATCGCGAGCGTTACGAGCCCTCGGCGCGCAACCCGAAGCCCTACGCGATGGTCGGAGCGAATGTCTTCGCCGCCGAGACCGATGAGGAGGCGCGCCGGCTCTTCACCTCGGCCCAGCAGCGCTTCGCGGACATCTTCCGTGGCACGCGCGGCCTGTTGCCGCCGCCGATCGACGACATCGAGGCCTATTGGAGCCCGAGCGAGAAGGTACAGGCCTCGCGCATGCTCGCCTGCTCCTTTGTGGGCTCACGAGAAACGGTCCGCCGGACGCTCGGCGAATTCCTCGAGAAAACCCGCGCCGACGAGATCATGGTCTCAGCAATGATCTACGACCACGGCGCGCGGCTTCGTTCTTACGAGATCCTCGCGGAGATCGCGCGCGAGCTGGCCTAG